The Rosa chinensis cultivar Old Blush unplaced genomic scaffold, RchiOBHm-V2 RchiOBHmChr0c11, whole genome shotgun sequence DNA window GTATGTGTTTGTGTGCTTTTAATATTCAACTGAAATACACCACCAATCCCCAACGCCTCTTTAAACCCCATTTTGTTTTATCGTAATGAATGCCTGAGATAGTTTTCCGGCCGGCTACAGTGAGATTAGCCTGCTAATGGagctgtttatattttgttgatGGGGCACCAAagatgtttgatgaaatgctcAAATGAGCGCATTCAGGCTTTAAAATGCCTCGTAGTTTGTTTTTTTAGTAATTTGCCATGAATACTCTTAATAAGAGATTACTTTGAAACTCTGTAGTGAAGAAAAGTAGTTGAATAGAAGCACGTCTCCCTCTCTATTAGATTTAACCACCTGGTAGGCTACATCGTTAGTTCTTTTATTACAGTTTTGATGCACCATGGCTCACCTTATGCTGATCTAGTTACCACAGCAAGAACAAATGATACTTGTTTCCACTATTGTGCCTCGTATGAAATGCATAAAGAAACTTCATGCGTAATGGAATCTTTGCAATATCTCATGGAGATTTTCTACCCTATCTTTTTCTGTGCTTGAAGCAATTGGATAGTGTAGATGTGGGAGAAACACTTAACGATAATGCAGTGGAGGGAGATCAACATCAGAACTTACATCAAGGTCCTTTCTTATTCATTTAGTCTACCTTCTTCAGTTACTTTTAATTGTGACCACACATATCCATAATCTGTTCATCTGCTAAATTAACCCACCCCTCTCTCTCGCAATCAGCTGATCCTGAGGATATCACATTGCCTAAATGTTATGATCCATCAGATGCACATGCAGATTTGTTCAACTGTCGCTTTGAGAGGTGAATCATTACCACGACACAGTATAGATaaacttttgatttttgattcccATTCCTGAAGGTTGAGCAAAACAAAGTGTTCATGCTTTTGTGTTTCCATGTGCCTTTTTCATTGGAGTTTGCAAACTCTGCACCCAGCTAATTTTATGCCCTTTCATTCCTATTATGACAGATACTTAATCAGTCTGTTGCAAGAATCATTATCGTATTCTTATTTATTATTGTCTTTGGATGATATGGCAGATTTGAAATTGAGGGAGATGACGTAGACCTCACATCAGGAGAGCCCACACATATTCGACCACCTTCTCCAAATTATCTAATACCTTCTCCACCTCGTCAAGACCAGCATCAGGAAAGACAGCAGGCTAATAATGTGTTTGATGAAGTGCTGCAGATGCAAGATGTTCAAGAGAATGCTCAACAGAGGCAGAGGCCTATAaggaggagaaagagaaaaacacCTGCCTCTGTAATGGATAATGACCAACAATCCATCCTGCTCATGTGTACCAATCTTGGCTTCAAGATACTTCAGATATAGTTTCAAGAAGACGAAGAAACCAAAAGGTTTGTTCCTGATCGATGTCCAAGTATATCCTTCAGTGGAGGAGTTAAGCATACTCATGTACATTCCATGTACTGTCCTCATTTTGTTCTCTTTGTTGCAGCCCAAGAACATAATGTCTACTATGAAGATTGGTAAACTCATGGAGCAGCCAGCTAGTGTTCTCATGGGTCGTTTATTTAAACCCGGAAGTGGAGAAACATATTATCCAGCTCCTCTCTTAGAGCTATTCAAGGAAAAACATACCCATGACTCACCTTCAGGTCAGTATCATAGTTTGTAATTTGAGAACTTTTACATGAATAATTCAAGTAACAGAAGGAGGGTCTTAAATGGTTTTGTTTGCAGCATTAACCTCGCCACCTCTGCCTCCAGAACCATCATCATGGTCACCACCTGAAAAACAAACTTATCACGACCCGGTGAGATATTTAAGTCAATACAGCTACTTTTAGTTTActtatttttcaggaattaTAACTAAGTTTATGTCTGAAAAGTTAAAATATGTTAAATGTGAAGCCTGTTGAAGATTTTCTTAGTGGAGGTGGCTCCCAGTCATTTGTAACCCCACAGAACAGATACGGACAAATTTAGTTAACAATGACGTAACACTACAACCTGAACTCATGGATAAACTGAAAGCCAATCCTAATGGCATGAAAGGAGCTGATACCAACCCGGCAACACCAAGAAATTCTGGTACACATGATCTACGTCTCTCCTCTCTCATTTCTCTAGATATTGAAGTATTTATGTTTCACTTATGTACATTAATCGccaactaatttttttcttaCAGGCGATGAGAGAAGATCCATCCTGAGCTCCTCATCTGGAAAGGGAGTTAACAGAAACAGTTCAGAAGTCAATTCTGGACGGTTAGCATGTTTTTTATCCAAATCGATAAGAagtgttattttctttttcttttctttttttgtttttgttgcttcAGTGTACTAGTGATTGGAGTACTGATTGTCAGAGATCCAACAGGAAGAGGCGTTATTCATCTATACATAGCAATGATGGACTTGAACCAGTATTAGAGGATAATGGATGTCAGCATTCTGATCCAAACTTCAACGTAATAAGGTTATCTGGAAATGGCCCAACACCTGAGCATGGTAAATTTACCTGTTGATGCAGCATATTAGCTATGGTTTTATAATCTTTATTTGATGGAGAGTTCAATGACTGTCATGTCTATATTTGCAGAATTATTGATGGAAACTGGACCGACACAGACACAACAACCTATCATCAATCAACCACTGGAAAAAGTGACTGATGCCATTCGAATGTATGTTTGTCTCACACCTCTGTTAGATTGTCTGGTCAATAAGTAGCTTTGATCTGATTGCATTATGTTCTTGTTCTCAAATGTATGCTTATCTCAAAGGTCTGTTAGATTGCCCAGTCCTTAATTAGTTTGATCTGACTGCAATTTTTCCTTGTACTGGAATTCTTTCAGGGAACTGAAATCCCATTTTGAAATACCGGGTGGCCCTCAAGTAGAATCCCTGAACAAACTGACTGCTGGAATGAATCGAAGAGGAGCGGCTATGCTTTTCTATCAAACTTGTGGTAGGAATCCATACTATCTTTCCCTTCCTGCTTATGTTATGCGCTTGTTCTTACGAACTGCTTGTGTTCTGTCATCTGCAGTTCTTGCTACTCGTGATTTCGTAAAAGTTAAACAAATTGCCCCTTATGAGGATGTTCTCATTACTAGAGGACCAAATATGTGATAGAGGTAAAATTATCTACACTTGTATATCCTTACTGCCTTCAGTCATTGACATGTTAACGACACTGACCTAAATGTACAATTCTATAACAGAGCTCGTGCTGGAATGAGGAAAGTGATGCTGGTTATTGAAGAAAGTTGACATTGCTCCTTACGTGGAAGCTGATGCTAGTGTTGGTCTAATTATCCTTTTTTGAGTTCTAATTTTGAAAGATTAGATACACCTGATCTAATTATCCTATTTATGGTGTAGTCAGTATTTAAGAACTGCTACTTTATTGCAATGGGCTGATTGCTGTTCTTCCGGCAGCTCCATTGTGATTCAGTTATGCGTTAGATATTCGGAAGTAGTTTTAATGGTCTTGTTTGATATAGTTCAGTATAATTGATCAATGGGTGGTGCACAACTGAAAGTCTAAAACAAGCTTGGGCTGGGTGCCACCTGAGCTATATACTAGTTTCCTTTTACAAAGTACATCGGTACAGATAGAATGATCAAATAGAAATTGCAACAAGAGTATATACACCACAATCcattttcctttcaattttcaaatttcaagtgCCATCGTATGCATTACCGTCCAGATATTATACGCCATAACAGAGCATTACCAGAGcctcttcaaagttcaaatatgGTTGGCAACGAGTTTTCCTCACAGAGCATCACCAGAGCGTCGACAAGTATAGTTGGCAACCAGTTTTCCTCAATCTAATCCCAATCGACACACTAGAATatgttgataaaaaaaaaaattaaaaaaggaaaaaaaaaacaaaaaaaaacacaactaGAATATGAGCAGCAAGATGAATCTACGTTATACCTTTTGTCTGAAGTATGTAATCGAAGCATATACCCGAATCTAACAGGATGAATATATGGTGCGGTATATCTTTTGTCTGAAATGGAGGTTCTCTAGTCTCTACAGTCTACACATCAGATTCACTACTCTGGGTAAATTTCAGTAAACAGTGGCAATCTCCTTCTTCTAGTAGAAGGACCATAGACAAGACTCAGCAAAGCAGTGCCGGATGCATCCACATCTTCCTTCGATGAAGGTATTTCAGTTGAAGGCAAGACAACCTCAATGCCATCATCTTGGGGTGACCAGTCCTTGCAGCTGATGACAGTAATCGGGGTCTCAATGGTGTTATTTGGCTTTGGCGATGAGGCTAATGCTGCTACTGCTGCTGCTTCTCTGGATGCCATGACCTGATAGGTAAAGTGGGACTTCAGGCTGGGGGTGCATAATCCTGAGCTACTTGTAGCCTCGCACATCTGTGCCTGGGCAACAATAACAGAACAAACACACAGTAGCAATTTAAGTAGCTGAATATGTCAAAATTTGGCAACTAATTAGCGCTTATCCGACTGCACGCTAACCTCGGATTTGTTCTTGGCAGGGAAAGAAGTTGGATGCAGATTTTCTTTTCCATAGACAAACTGCAAGAAAATTAATGTTTGGTCAAGTcattaaaaaaacaaacaatttgctTGCACAACTGAACAAATCATCTCAACACACCGATCAGATTAGAGGAAAGTATAAAAGCAGCATAATAACATAATCACAAAACCATCAAAGGTACCAAAAACAAACTCATCGACATATTCAGCATTTAGAGAAGGCTCAAAATTTCAGAGTCAATATTATGTTTGTGTACAGAACCGACTTTTATAACTAAAGAAATTGTTTTACAACTGCACTGACTACTAAAATAAATACAATGACACTACCTCATTGACTGACACTTAAATCTCCTAATGAGTACATAAAAGTGGCAGTGCATTAGTAGTTTCTTTCCTATAATGATGGCACATAACCTAATATTTGTTTACTTCAGTGAAAGCAGGTTAACTTTCCTTAACTTCCTTATCAATTCTAGTCAAGGTACAAATGATTTCCTAATTTGAGCACCAGCCAACAACTTAATGTTAAGTTGTGACCAAGTAGAAATTACTTCAGCAGTAAGAGCTTTCATTTTCTATTAGCTTTCTTTCAATCTTAAAAGGCTGAATCAGTCAATCCCAAGATCATATGATGATAAAAGTGGCAAACCATTTTCTACAGCAAGCAACCTAACTAAACATAAGAACATATTACAGTACTGCCTCATCTATTGTGATAACAGTGCAACTGACCCAACCAAttctttgttcattttttaaaaTCCAAAGAAAAATACAGCAGTTGTATTTAGAGTTCAAACACATCCCCTGATAATCAGTATGCAAGAAGAAACTAGCTGAACCTGACGAGTACAAGTCTCTTACTTGAACCTAGTCTTTTTCCAAACCAAGCTGAAACTTTAGCCACCTATTTGTAACTATATATCCTCTATCCGTCTTCTATGTAAATGATCTGCGGAAGAAACTAAATTTTTCTCATACATCATTTCACAAGTCAAAACAAGCTCTTATGGCCCACCAACCTGACTAACCACAGTATTGTCAGAGTCTCAAGTATCACAATCTTATTGCTTGTATGTCATGCTCTTTGATGCAGCAAAGTAACAGCTTTGAGCAACAGTACAATCATGCAAATATTACTGTTCGATTAGTTTTAAAGTTTAAATGGCAGTTCTCAAGTGCAAGCTTAAGAAGCTTCAAGAGTTTAAGAACACTACATAAATCAAAATGCACAAGATAAAAGGTCCAATGGAAACACTGGTAACCTATTTCTAACTATCCTCTTCTTCACTGTTAACAaacgagtggtaaaaactaAAGTTGTATCTCATAAATAATTCATTTAACAAGTCAATTTGAGTCCTTAAGGGACCATCAGTTTGACTAACCATAGCATCTGACGTCTGAAGGAATCAAATTTTACATGCTGCAAtgttgtttacttgtatatagaGATCCTCTAGAGGCAGCAAGTAACAACCTTTTCTGCTTGACTATGTTTTTACTGAGCATAACATCTACTCAAGAGTATACTCTTCCTAAACTGTTGTTGTTTCTCGTACATTCATTTCAGAAGTCGAAACTGACCATAGCAGCATCTGATATCTCAGGGAAATGTGAAAGTTGCAACTGTTAAGCTCAAGGTGGTGAACCATATTAGTTCAAGTGCAAGAACCCTAAACTCACTCAAGTTTGCATCTTGCAGATCTAAAAGTCTCACACCACCAAGTGTACCTAAGCAATATCCTAGATCCccaaccaaaaaaaacaaaaattcacaCAAAGGACCTTGCACCAATTGTTAAAAGAAGCAATGAAAATTGACAATAATTACTTGGAccatttttctttcaaacacAAACAATAGCTTTCGGCAACCGAAACGCCGTCCTCCGTCTGCGGCGCGATCAGATTCTGCAGAGGCGCGAGCGGCGATACTTGAAGACGTCGATCGGCGA harbors:
- the LOC121048804 gene encoding sister chromatid cohesion 1 protein 1-like produces the protein MLSLCFNYFFIDSLFRVNSFSVFVYARMAATMHAKMNRRNLNQIDLIRICEEILNPRAPMALRLSSILMGGVVIVYERKVKLLFDDVHRLLDQLNEAWKKVKSNTDSTILPKRRAQAKKEAITLPEAEHEDTDLVGDIEQSLDFSHHATLFHQQTGYFLMQLDSVDVGETLNDNAVEGDQHQNLHQADPEDITLPKCYDPSDAHADLFNCRFERFEIEGDDVDLTSGEPTHIRPPSPNYLIPSPPRQDQHQERQQANNVFDEVLQMQDVQENAQQRQRPIRRRKRKTPASVMDNDQQSILLMLEELSILMYIPCTVLILFSLLQPKNIMSTMKIGKLMEQPASVLMGRLFKPGSGETYYPAPLLELFKEKHTHDSPSALTSPPLPPEPSSWSPPEKQTYHDPWRWLPVICNPTEQIRTNLVNNDVTLQPELMDKLKANPNGMKGADTNPATPRNSGDERRSILSSSSGKGVNRNSSEVNSGRKRRYSSIHSNDGLEPVLEDNGCQHSDPNFNVIRLSGNGPTPEHELLMETGPTQTQQPIINQPLEKVTDAIRMELKSHFEIPGGPQVESLNKLTAGMNRRGAAMLFYQTCVLATRDFVKVKQIAPYEDVLITRGPNM
- the LOC112181216 gene encoding uncharacterized protein LOC112181216, with the translated sequence MVQFVYGKENLHPTSFPAKNKSEAQMCEATSSSGLCTPSLKSHFTYQVMASREAAAVAALASSPKPNNTIETPITVISCKDWSPQDDGIEVVLPSTEIPSSKEDVDASGTALLSLVYGPSTRRRRLPLFTEIYPE